The Gadus morhua chromosome 10, gadMor3.0, whole genome shotgun sequence genome segment CGGAGATAAGGAGGAGAACagcaggagaacaggaggagaaccggaggagaacaggaggagtcagagaggagaacaggaggagaaccgGAGGAGAACAGGGAGAGAACCGGAGGAGAACAGGGAGAGAacaggagaacaggaggagaaccggaggaggagaacaggaggagaacaggaggagaacaggaggaggagaacaggaggagaacaggaggagaacaggaggagaacaggaggagaacaggaggagtcagagaggagaacaggaggagaacaggaggagaaccgAAGGAGAACAGGGGGAGAACATGAGGGGTCAGAGAGGAGCCCCAGCTCCAGATCCCGTTCCGCACGCCGGTTCTTACTTGCTGATGATCTCCGGGCCGTTGATGACGGTCATGTGGGCTCCGATCTCATTGGCTATGGCTCGTCCAATCATAGTCTTCCCAGTGCCCGGAGGCCCGTACAGGAGGACTCCTCTTGGGGGGGATAcctgtatgcaaatgagctgtcaGGTTAGAGGCCTCTGATTGGACGCAGGGTTGGGTTCAACTGAAGGAACCACGTCTTTAGTTTGCAGCAACTGTGTTTGAATTAGAGTTGCTCTGATACCGAAACCAGTATCGTAATTTCCTCAAATTCTGCCAAAAAAGCAGTAACGGTTATCGGTGAGTCCTCAAGTCTAAGTGCCGGTCCGATACCGAAACTAGCTAACTTACTACCCAGGCAAACACTACGGTATTATACTGTGTTCGTTAACGGTCGGAGGTGGAAAGTCGGAATGGGAAACGTGTCATCTCCGACCTACGTGCATTCAAGCTACCATGTCGGAAAAACATTGGATGCTCTCGCTCAACTACAAGAATACAAAGGTTTTATTATAATTAgagattataaatgtaaaagtgTATCAGCCGATACTCAAATAATACTCGGAAACGGTAACAAAATGGTTTCGGAACATCTGTAGTTTGATTCCCTTTATGAACGCGTAGTTTGTCCCCCTGCGCTCACCGTAGTTTGAGAACAGCTCGGGCCGTGTGAGTGGCAGCTCGATGGTCTCCCGGATCGCCTCCAGTTGGCTGCTCAGCCCGCCAATCATACTGTAGGTGACCTTGTTGGCCTGGGGGGCTTCCTGCCCCAcctccggcccctcccccgccgctCCTCGCTGCTTCCTGTCCCCGAAGACGATGGCGGTGTCGCAGGAGACGCGTGGTAGAAGGCGTCGGAGCTCTGcacgccaccagggggcgccagagGCGGGGTGCCCGCCTGCAGGGGGCTCTGGGGGAACCCTGGACCCGGGGGGGTCTCGCACCCCTCCCACCAGAGGAGGGgagccggggggagggggtgaagggggagaggaggggggtcgaGGGGGcacgggggagaggaggacggcGGGTCTTGGAGGATGACTGACAGGTGACAGAGGGTCGCGGGGGAGGGCGGTGTGTCGCAGCGGGGTGCTGACCACGGGGGGGCgcgcctcctcctgctgctcctccacggTGAGCAGGCTGAGCTGCAGGGAGAGGTCCGAGGAGGGGCAGCCCAGGAGCGAGGGGTCCGCGGGGGCCCCGTCCTCAGCGTCGGGCCCAGGGGCCGCGGTGGCGGGCCCCCGCAGCAGCGCTCCGTCCTCCCCTCGCACCTCCTCCACGCGCAGGCTGCAGGCGCGGCCGTAGTACGTCAGGGACAGCTGGGAGCCCGGGAGCAGCACCCGGCCCTCttggaagagcaggaggaggaggtcagaggtcagcgaggaagagcaggaggaggtcaaaggtcagtgaggagcaggaggaggtcagaggtcagcgaggagccggaggaggaggaggtcaggggtcagcgaggaggaggaggtcagcgaagaggaggaggaggtcagaggtcagcgaggaggagcaggaggaggtcagaggtcagggaggaggaggccagaggTCAGCGAggagggggtcagaggtcagtaagaagcgggaggtggaggaggaggtcagaggtcagcgaggaggaggtcaaaggtcagtgaggaggtcagaggtcagtgaggaggaggtcagcgaggaggtcagaggtcagcgaggaggaggaggtcagaggtcagcgaggaggaggaggtcagaggtcagcgaaGAGAAGgaggtcagtgaggaggaggaggaggaggaggaaatgaaGGTTAGGGCTcaatgaggaggagcaggaggtcctcacacctcctctgaggggaggaggaggaggaggagagggtcagagctcagagaggaggaggaggaggaggtcagagctcagagaggaggaggtcctcAGCACCTCCTCTTGAGGTACCAGAGGGGTCAGAACAGCCTCTAGTGGACGATGAGGGGGAGAGACTCATGAGGATCAGATGCTGAAGAAGTTCACAGCTTGGTGAGGAAACCTGCAGAGTTCAACTAACCGAGATGCCGACACCAGGTCAATAGTTAAGTTGGTTAGTAAGTAAGTTAGTTCGGTTGTTGAGACGGGCTCAGCCCTAGAAATGGGTAGGTACATTAAGaatgaatacaaatacaaagttAGAACATTTATCACTGTATAATCAAACACAAACCGAAAATGCATAAACTAACTTACCCAAAGACCGCAGGAAATAGTTCTTAAACTCTTCTGTTTCAAGTGTTTCATCTTTCTGCCTAAaagagaaaatataaaaaaaacaatgaatctAGGAGACATGCGCAGTGCGCACCGATGTTTGAACATGTAGGTATAAAGAACGCCCAGCAGGTGGCAGCCTGCACTAAAGTAACACTAAACTTAATATCACAAAAGACCATTCAAGCGTTCGAAGTCTAGCATGCTTtgatatttgatttattaaatGAATAACATCCTTCcaacaaataatatatatatttaacaacaATGTAATTACATAATTACGATATTTTCAGTGATAGGACGAGGAAAGATTAGTTGTAGTGCTCTATCCAAGATGCCAGAATAAATATAGTACATATATCTTACTGTATCTTatgctttgttgtatacagggaatgggttaacctagtgattgttagtgcttggcagtttgttctatgaacatccttactgaacCGACAGcgttatattgttgtttctcttcttctgacaaatgtactgtttgtaagtcgctttggataaagggtctaaatgccctaaatgtaaatgtaaatgtttcttATCTGACGAACAGAAGAAAACCGCAGAAATTTCCAACATCCAAACTAAATCCTTCATATTACTAACACGTAGGACTGGGCGATAATTAGAATTTTGATGGCGATTTAGATTTTAACGTCAAACGATCAAAAAATCAATGATTttccccataatcgagcagctaACACGCTAACAAGGACTGAACTGTTTCTCCAGGTTTGAGTAGCAGCTTGTTTACCGGGGGGACAGCACCACCTCCTGAGCCTGCAGCAGGGGCCCCGTCACTGGGTAGATCGTTAATCCATCTCCAGGCTTCACTCCCAGGCTGGTCTGGATATTGCGCTGGAGGCCGACCCTGGCAGCTGGGAAGGAGGCCACAGGCCAGGCCAGACacacctggaggaggaagaggaggaggaggaggaggaggaggaggaggaggaggaggaagaggaggagtaggagggggaggaagaggaggagggttaggagAACGAGCAGGGGGGGAAtggggaggaggtgcaggaggaggaggaggagaaaggaggaaggGGTTAATGCTCCTTAatgccctgtctctgtactgtctaacccctaactcctcccctcctcctcctccccccccccccctcctcctccccccctcctcccccccctccccctcctccccccttcccctcctcctccccctcctcctcccagaggtACTGACCTCCTGGCGTCCGGCGGCAGTGGTCAGCAGAGCCGGCCGGCCGATGCAGAGGCCGGTCGCCTTCATGGACCCCAGACTCACCTGAGCCAGAGCCCACCTGGCCCTGCTGGGGGTCCTGTCGtctgctgtaacacacacacacacacacacacacattcatatactcacacacacaaacacacacacacacacacacacacacacacacacacacacacacacacacacacacacacacacacacacacacacacacaataatgaagGTCTTATAGTTGTGGAGATATCCTCTAACACTTTAATCCACAACAGGTGGTAGAAGTAAAGCGTCGTGGGTTTCTGGACGTGGAGACTTCCTGATTGGATGGACCACTAGGAGCTTATTTACGCTCAGCGTCAGTAGAAGATCATGAACCAATCAGCAGCGTTGGGGTCGAGGCGTGGCTCGAGACCGGCAGCATCAGGACCGGTACAGCATCGATGACGTCATTACATGATAATAACTACTAACAATCTAAATCCAACTTTGTGCTTTACACCATGGTGTCACAGTCGTTCTAGGGCGCACACCGTACTCACTGGacggcacacatacacacacacatccacacacagcccTCCCTGGACGGTGGCGATGAGCCGTATGTCCTGTTTCAGTCTCACCTTTATCAATGAAGTCCTGCACTGAGAAGGAGTGGACGTCTCTCGGGTTCTGGAGGATAAACGAGTCGTTGGAGCTGTCCCCCTCGCTGCTCCGCTTGGGTTTGTTCTTACTTTTCTTCGAGGAcatgataataatatattataacaaCAACTTAGTACAACACGTGAGATCATGAAAACATGTGTAAACACACCGCACACTAGTAAACGTCCGGGTTGAACCCAAGCCCCGCCCACTTTACCGTAAGTACTAAAGCGCACAGGAGTATTATGTAACTGGTGAAGCTCTTGCATTTACAGGGTAATTAATTCATGATGTATAATTAAATTATTGATTCATTCAATTCGTTTTTACAATGAGACCGTGTATGAAAATAATACAATCACATTTAATTAATGTCGTATTTTATTAATCCCTTATATTAAAGTAGTACTCTATTTATGCAACTTCAGGGGCGGAGCCTTATGCAACCGCGGCGCATGCTGGGGTTGATGTGGAGAAGAGCGGACACTGTTTGGGATTTTAAAGTTCTTTAATACATTTAGTCAGGTCAAAGTCATGGCTTTCTATGGTTGTCAGCTCTTCTCTGTCCTCAGTAGGAGGCTTTGCAGGGTGCGATGCACCGCCGCGCCCTCGGCCCGCGCGCTGCGGCTCTCTGCTGGGCGCCTGCACCCGGCGGTGGGTCAGGGCGCAGACGCGCTGACGGGCGGTCACGGCACAGACGCGCTGACGGGGCGCCTAGACCGCTTCGGGGGGGTGACGGTCGACCTGGCTCATACCGGCCTGCCGCCGGACATCAGCGAGGGGGACTTCGGCAGTCTACTTAGAGGTCAGTGGTGGCCGGCGTTGTGCTCCAATGGAAGACTGGACGTCCAGTTTGAAGAATCATGATGCGCTAGATTCAAttctatacatttgtatttgtatagacCTGAATCCCAGCTACAGTCACAAAGGCCAGGTACAGCCTGgttgattatggtcccacgttcatgCATATATAACAGGCCGTATATTCAGGATATAACTCCCTTAACTAGCAAGTTAGAAATCTTGATCAGGAACACAGAGTGGgggatgatcaggagtgcaatgggggccatagttgacacacacacacacacacacacacacacacacacacacacacacacacacacacacacacacacacacacacacacacacagttttgccGGAATCTAACCCATGTGCTGTGTGCTCTGATCTGTCCAGAGGGGGTGGGCCGGTGGCGTGCGGAGGGCCGGGTGGCGGTCTGGCTCCgcctccccatctctctgagCCGCTGCGCCGCGGCGGCGGCTACGCTGGGCTTCACCTTCCACCACGCCCGGGCAGACCAGGCCACACTGGCCCTGTGGCTGGGCCCCGGGGCATGCAGGCTGCCCGGGTACGCATCACACCAGGTGGGGGTCGCAGGTAGGACTACAGACACCGGGTAGGACTACAGACACTAGGTAGGACTACAGACACCAGGTAGAACTATAGACATTCGGTAGGACTACCATCTGACACCAAGTAGGACCCTAGGAAGGACTACAGACACTATAGGAAGGACCACAGACACCGGGTAGGACTACAGACACTAGGAAGGACTACAGACCCTAGGTAGGACTACAGACATGAGGTAGGACTACAGACACTAGATAGGACTACAGACATGAGGTAGGACTACAGACACCAGGTAGGACTACAGATACCAGGTAAGACTACAGGTAGGACTACAGACACTAGGTAGGACTACCACCAGATACTCGGTAGGACTACcactattatatattataatattgagTTGTTTTGTCATGGCCAGTCCATGCTAACTGGCAGCGTCCTGTGTTAAATACAGTAGGCTGTAATACGTTgactgtccaccagagggcggaGTGGGGTCCACGTCTCGTCCTCTCCTAGAGCCAGCATGTCACAACATGTTCACAACATCAGGCCCAAGTGGTGCTGCCAAGTCCCCTTATTAGGAGCGACCTTGGTTCGTTTTTTTccgttaaaggttgggtaggtgattcgcttttttggccatttttgcaaaattacttgaaatccttatcataacccgcttacagccactgagttagaagtactgacatgaaaattaaacaagtcaatcatctgtggaacgggcagggctaaaaactccggccaatcatttccattgccaccgagttgcattggacagtaagtacgtcaatcaaacggtcgtactgcactccccctccccctcgccccgcgcgcgaccccttcgtgcagtactcgtgacccagagctcgtgacccagagcaagctcctgtttgttgttatcctgcggtagctactggaactagttaatccacatttggacctagcagtagaagacaatttccatggcagacaagacgccaccatcccctccaccaccaccaccagcaaagagaaggaaaactctttttcagagagtaattgataataaaaaacgctgaaagagaaaaactgaaatcaagaataatcctaggcgctgctttcgaacgttggcggcaactgaaggacgagaagggtctaaaaaccgatgcttgtgtggcggttgacctagtttcaaagtttataccgtttatactcggtaataccggtgtggagacgagtgtattactcggtgtgaaaatgtccacaccacggcaaccctagtgaaaaccaggacttccaatacaattatatgaaacaaacatacattttctaaaaatagtaatgatttatgtgaccgtttaatgtttataacatctggtgcaaccatagcagcgagaacgtattctcagcagggggtgctgggaaaaaaaaaactcagcctgcactagactcgcaactcgttacattgataaaaaagatgtatagcagcgcagctcaattacaccagtgcatgcgcgcacagttgaaaatcgatcgttcacatccagctgctcacagaacaagtttagtgcaccaccgctaccctcacactttttcatgtaaccttttttcagcactaggtcatatgagcattaaataaatgctgcgtctcaaaatgccttggacagcagcgaggatgactcgctttgccacgggccgaaacagttcggagcggaccacagccagagcgaacacagcggggcagaggagtgtcaggaatagtctttggtgtacacatcagtacggcctatttgcactactgtttagtggcaatgcagtgttttattcgatgcctttttattttcgtatattatttcaatgaatacatttatttattcataaaaaccggatctggtcttcaaatcttttttccaaatataggtcgtcttacaatggggtttgtgtttatattcggaccaatacggtacagcgggcgctcacatgacgttaagcatttcctggtgtataatgtgacgcttcagaacctaaaatcccgtttctccccgttgacacgacaacacataaccggcgttttcagaaatctccactttggccggagtttttagaaatgatcattttctgtgataagacagggcctcggacagggggtgttgcagcacccccagcacccctacttcccgcggtactgggtgcaacttacagctgaatgtagtgccatgttgttaaacgaaaacctacgctagcctggctcgctctcgcgcatctctgttcgcgctcgtgcatgatgcgcgtccaggtacttggaatgggtggagtcagagtcagcgttgaaggagagggggtaggacattttgagttgtgtattttcaaaatttgctggcgtttcgcaaatcacctacccaacctttaagttgcTGAATATTGGTAGTAATTATTTGGGCGGGTTTCCAACATGTATTGGCTCATTATTCTGTCGTAGTTTGGACAGTGCGTTTGTTTCTTGCTGGCTCTATTCTCAGGCCTGGTTACACTGGGCATGGGTTCATTGTTGTGGCTGAGATAATGTCCTAAGGTGTTAAGTATTCGGTCAACCATGAAGTCAGACATATAAAACCATGATATAAGTAATTACAGGATTAATTATATTGTTTTGGACGCGAGTGTAGCGGTATTCAGCCGTAAGTCCTGCCTAAGTGTGATGTTTAAAGGCACGAGAGAGAACCACAGAAGCCGTGGTCTGGGGACTGTATGAGAGCACAGAACCACAGCGAGAGGACCCAGCTGGAGAGGGCCTTAGATCTGATCGCTCTGGGGTGTAGTCCGTCACGCTGTGTCCAAGAGACCTCTGTATGGCAGGAACACAGGgacactccacacacacctgctaGATGATGTCATAGGATGAGAAGGCCCACCGTTGATTGTCCCAACAGAGCCCCTTTAACAGCAGAACCTCCTGGTCATTGGAGTTCATGTCCACTGTCTCGTTACTTGATGATAACGAAGGTCCCCACAGTGGAGAAAAGCTGTGGCAGATACCTCTGACGTTCTCCACGTAGGAGATCTTCTTACTAAAGCAAATCCAAACTGCAGTACCCAGAATCCCCCTGTGATATGCTGCTTTTCCACCGGGAGTACCAGCGCGGCACGACTTGGTTTGGTTCCAGGCACGTCGTGTTTCCATCTAAAAAAGTACCTTTTCAACGTGGGCGGGTCGTAGAAAAAAGCCTCTTCAACGTGGGTTTGTTGCAAAGCACgcgacacataaacagacatggCTACACACAGGAGCGTCTCCACCTCTGTCACGGTCCACTGCGTGTTCTTGTGCGCTGATCCTTGGGTGTTTCAATAATCAATCACTATTGTTGACTGAACGCTATTTAAAGATGCCGGTGTCATGCCGAAAATGGAAATTCCGTCTGAAATCGCACCCCCCCTCTATTTAAGCTTTCGCTTACTTCATCTGTGCTTTCTAGGGTCACATCATGCCTACATCTATGACTTGTAAACGATTACGTATTTTTTTGCCCTCGTAGTTCATTATCCTGAACTACGTTGCTCATCTTGTGATGATATGATATAAACAGCGCTATAAACTATAAACCCTCTTTTCGTCAGAAGAAGAAATCTTACATATCGCTTTCTGTGATAATTGGCTCATCTTGTGCCGATATTATATAAACACTGCTATAACGCAGAGAGGGGCAGCGATTTGAGACCGGAATCCCATT includes the following:
- the LOC115552750 gene encoding ATPase family protein 2 homolog codes for the protein MSSKKSKNKPKRSSEGDSSNDSFILQNPRDVHSFSVQDFIDKADDRTPSRARWALAQVSLGSMKATGLCIGRPALLTTAAGRQEVCLAWPVASFPAARVGLQRNIQTSLGVKPGDGLTIYPVTGPLLQAQEVVLSPRQKDETLETEEFKNYFLRSLEGRVLLPGSQLSLTYYGRACSLRVEEVRGEDGALLRGPATAAPGPDAEDGAPADPSLLGCPSSDLSLQLSLLTVEEQQEEARPPVVSTPLRHTALPRDPLSPVSHPPRPAVLLSPVPPRPPSSPPSPPPPGSPPLVGGVRDPPGSRVPPEPPAGGHPASGAPWWRAELRRLLPRVSCDTAIVFGDRKQRGAAGEGPEVGQEAPQANKVTYSMIGGLSSQLEAIRETIELPLTRPELFSNYGEPPPRGVLLYGPPGTGKTMIGRAIANEIGAHMTVINGPEIISKFYGETEERLRHIFTEASQRKPAIIFIDELDALCPKRDGAQSEVEKRVVASLLTLMDGIGSVSLSLSLQLAGATAARAASISRVT